A genomic region of Salvelinus alpinus chromosome 12, SLU_Salpinus.1, whole genome shotgun sequence contains the following coding sequences:
- the LOC139536091 gene encoding achaete-scute homolog 5-like: MSAAFSHPFVDQRPTYLNRGSILPYGLSPSSGHSENRTHSHSHHLHSDPLAHTVPFLLYPTTMDPGGLYDASFRGPGGPTLLPYLSPFHHGRFGVYECPFEPAFLQKRNERERQRVKCVNQGYAKLRDHLPGGASEKRLSKVETLRAAIRHIKYLQGLVEGQGKGREGHEEEQACHSPSSAQCRTEDSGHSDGGSTRSLSHSSSISPGVDCGETEGSGT; this comes from the coding sequence ATGAGTGCTGCCTTCTCCCACCCATTCGTAGATCAGCGGCCCACTTACCTTAACAGAGGCAGCATCCTGCCATACGGACTGTCTCCCTCTAGTGGCCACTCTGAGAACCGcacccactcccactcccaccaCCTCCACTCTGACCCTCTGGCCCACACCGTGCCCTTCCTCCTCTACCCCACCACCATGGATCCTGGAGGCCTCTATGACGCCTCGTTCCGGGGCCCCGGAGGCCCCACCCTGCTCCCATACTTATCTCCCTTCCACCATGGACGCTTCGGGGTGTACGAATGCCCCTTCGAGCCGGCGTTTCTCCAGAAGAGGAACGAGCGGGAGCGTCAGAGAGTAAAGTGTGTGAACCAGGGCTATGCCAAGCTGAGGGACCACCTGCCAGGGGGCGCCAGTGAGAAGAGGCTCAGTAAAGTGGAGACACTCAGGGCAGCGATTCGTCATATTAAATACCTGCAGGGTCTGGTGGAGGggcaggggaaagggagagaggggcatgAGGAGGAACAGGCATGCCACAGCCCCAGTTCTGCTCAAtgtaggacagaggactcgggacACAGCGATGGGGGGTcaactcgctctctctcacactcttccAGTATCTCCCCGGGGGTAGACTGTGGGGAGACAGAGGGCTCTGGGACCTAG